A window of Haliscomenobacter hydrossis DSM 1100 contains these coding sequences:
- a CDS encoding PDDEXK nuclease domain-containing protein: MNINQIDNLKTELPKLFHVQPPLGVSPTLYRNWCLGRVIHQAFRALPDQAGFFERVNALLAGTPVQGMAAILERFYHWYPSENSLRPGLSWAHFQALLGLYNASVRDFYLRCAQTRHWTAGQLKRQIQTDWHLRLSQPPDPLFTSADRLPNWLPNPLVLEFAPSLVFSDEAELETAIVDHLEVFLLELGQGLSFVARQMRLTSFSGLQMVIDLVFYHHRQRHFVLFELKNVPLSAAAIGQMQSYLQLFDDCWKNPEDAPSVGVILCTDVDPALQRYSALYQNPYLYAVAFTG, translated from the coding sequence ATGAACATCAACCAAATCGACAATTTGAAAACCGAATTGCCAAAGCTTTTCCATGTCCAACCACCCTTGGGCGTATCACCCACCCTGTACCGCAACTGGTGCCTGGGCCGCGTCATCCACCAGGCTTTCCGGGCACTACCCGATCAGGCAGGGTTTTTTGAACGGGTCAATGCCCTGCTCGCAGGTACACCAGTGCAGGGCATGGCCGCTATTTTGGAGCGCTTTTACCACTGGTATCCTTCCGAAAACAGTTTGCGTCCGGGGCTGAGCTGGGCGCATTTTCAGGCACTTTTGGGCTTGTACAACGCCAGCGTACGCGACTTTTACCTGCGTTGCGCTCAGACCCGGCACTGGACAGCCGGGCAACTCAAGCGCCAAATCCAGACCGATTGGCACCTGCGCCTGAGCCAGCCCCCTGATCCTCTATTTACCAGCGCTGATCGACTGCCAAATTGGCTCCCCAATCCGCTGGTTCTGGAGTTTGCCCCCAGCCTGGTTTTCAGTGATGAAGCCGAACTGGAAACCGCTATTGTTGATCACCTGGAGGTGTTTTTGTTGGAACTGGGCCAGGGCTTGTCTTTTGTGGCCCGGCAAATGCGCCTCACTTCCTTCAGTGGCCTGCAAATGGTGATCGACCTGGTTTTTTACCACCATCGACAGCGGCATTTTGTGTTGTTTGAGCTGAAAAACGTACCCCTGAGTGCCGCAGCCATTGGCCAAATGCAGAGCTACCTTCAGTTGTTCGACGATTGTTGGAAAAATCCCGAGGATGCCCCCAGCGTAGGGGTGATTTTGTGTACGGACGTTGATCCAGCATTGCAAAGGTATTCGGCTTTGTACCAAAACCCCTATTTGTACGCTGTGGCTTTTACGGGTTGA
- the cas2 gene encoding CRISPR-associated endonuclease Cas2, with product MPHLICYDITQDSLRTRLAKKISESGLDRINKSVYLGSITDTALNALEKDLAKFVQEKGSPGDSLIILPVYLEQINQMRIYGSIEPDRDELSGSKSTLIV from the coding sequence ATGCCACACCTCATCTGTTACGACATCACCCAAGACAGCCTGCGCACCCGACTCGCCAAAAAGATCAGCGAATCGGGCCTCGACCGCATCAACAAATCGGTCTACCTGGGCAGCATCACTGACACGGCCTTGAACGCCCTGGAAAAAGATCTGGCCAAATTTGTGCAGGAAAAAGGCAGCCCCGGCGATAGCCTGATCATCCTCCCCGTTTACCTGGAACAAATCAACCAAATGCGCATTTATGGCAGCATCGAACCCGACCGCGACGAACTGAGCGGCAGCAAAAGTACCTTGATCGTATAA
- a CDS encoding ADP-ribosylglycohydrolase family protein, with product MTRIFTLCIFLINTIQLPAQPLTRAELYNKVKGMLLGSAIGDAMGAPTEMWSRESIKMEYGFVDHLDSMVREPSPEGTWQWNLPAGGTTDDTRWKKLMFQYMLGVGDKPEYDAQKFASHIVQEYERAVKALKNTEGFAPEAYEAAARRMAWTQEWAAVARPFAAGKYLEYNTALSRFYGGEMVCAGLLYAPAAGLLFPGDPQKAYAETFKISIFDLGYARDLSALIAAMTAAGMPKGSSPAKMLEVFRDVDPEGFFKSRLVSRSAYRILREAMQIVTEAQKMPASAIDNAVLPRPKRLKVDALYLAQMQKAFTLLDAKNQDMPFHAGEITLQVLTAMLFADFDFEKSIIFLINLGRDNDTTAAVLGGILGAYWGADHLPAHLVEPVMKVNKELLDNDLEQLANQLTDKIYLLYNH from the coding sequence ATGACGCGCATCTTTACGCTTTGTATTTTCCTGATCAACACCATTCAATTGCCCGCCCAGCCCCTCACCCGAGCCGAACTTTACAACAAAGTTAAAGGCATGCTCCTTGGCTCTGCCATCGGGGATGCCATGGGCGCACCCACCGAAATGTGGTCGCGGGAAAGCATCAAGATGGAATACGGCTTTGTAGACCACCTCGACTCCATGGTGCGCGAGCCCTCGCCGGAAGGCACCTGGCAATGGAACCTGCCCGCCGGAGGCACCACTGACGATACCCGTTGGAAAAAACTCATGTTCCAGTACATGTTGGGTGTAGGCGACAAACCGGAGTACGATGCCCAGAAATTCGCCAGTCACATCGTCCAGGAGTACGAAAGAGCGGTCAAAGCCCTGAAAAACACCGAAGGTTTCGCGCCCGAAGCCTACGAAGCCGCCGCCCGCCGGATGGCTTGGACGCAAGAGTGGGCGGCCGTAGCCCGACCCTTTGCCGCCGGAAAATACCTGGAGTACAACACGGCCTTGAGTCGTTTTTATGGCGGTGAAATGGTCTGTGCGGGCTTGTTGTATGCCCCTGCCGCCGGCTTACTATTCCCCGGCGACCCACAAAAGGCTTATGCCGAAACCTTCAAAATCAGCATTTTTGACCTGGGCTACGCCCGCGATTTGAGCGCCCTGATCGCGGCCATGACCGCCGCAGGTATGCCTAAAGGATCGAGCCCCGCCAAAATGTTGGAAGTCTTCCGCGACGTGGACCCCGAAGGTTTTTTCAAAAGCCGCTTGGTGAGCCGCTCGGCCTACCGGATTCTGCGGGAAGCCATGCAGATTGTCACGGAAGCGCAAAAAATGCCAGCATCAGCCATTGACAATGCCGTGTTACCTCGCCCCAAACGTTTGAAAGTAGATGCGCTCTATCTGGCACAAATGCAAAAAGCCTTTACATTGCTGGATGCCAAAAACCAGGACATGCCTTTTCATGCGGGTGAGATCACCTTACAAGTGTTGACCGCGATGCTTTTTGCCGATTTTGATTTTGAAAAATCCATCATTTTTTTGATCAATTTGGGACGGGATAATGACACGACGGCTGCCGTTCTGGGTGGCATTTTGGGCGCTTATTGGGGTGCCGATCATTTGCCTGCACACCTGGTTGAACCGGTCATGAAGGTGAACAAGGAGTTGCTCGATAACGATCTGGAGCAGTTGGCCAACCAACTAACCGACAAAATTTACCTACTGTATAATCATTAG
- a CDS encoding TonB-dependent receptor plug domain-containing protein, translating to MKKTLLLLTLVTVFCSGLLAQSSIQVKVSSLLEDLPIVDKWIYLNSAAGQQAVDSARTDAKGMAIFAGLTMGKTYFIYSLDDKVYQAAMLSDIKAKEGALDVNFNLPNQRIASIGEILISSTSLVRMNTENAAVSGQLKKDELQRLPIEGRDVTRSLFRLPNVTVAILGYAEGPNISINGLNGIFTNYLIDGMDNNERFLGNMKFNTPVGFVENITVLTNNYSAEWGNTSNGIVNVLSRSGTNDWTGEAFYLTRPGSIVDAPSSFATLDLYGNPVKDGFQRHQIGASLGGPITKDKTFFYFNLEQTYDFKDNLLNVAQLGVNEIVQGRNNFTYGSAKVDHIWSPNLRTSVRGQLGRFYNQRQGGGLEGGILFPSASSAQDNDTYLFAIKNQYKIGSKISGELNYQHSYFRWNYRQPVNETTPSVTVQNPAGTAIAIVGQSGAIFDDFEYTHQVQNKWVYRQGKHLFKAGLEWITSDFQLLGGGNPYGTYTVRLTDQQLTDLRNLGKGANLNVQDLPTNVNVRTYDVELRPTSFGAVQNVFSAYLEDQWSLNRRLNVSLGLRWDYDDLSKAGGTRGDFNNLGPRTSFNYKLDQRSVIRGGYGIYYDKIKYSVYSDNLQFSSNSADFKKQLGMLQQLGLLSPDADLNRVTFPGNIRATAANAAFLQGPNFEELQARREEQFSNNLRIMNPNGFQNPYSHQYALGYQRKLTDEQLFLFDAVHTRTNNLYIIRNLNAASAWPSDNAATFKVRTQAVADLTRPVPINRDAAGFYTVAPGNDTLRGIARNVFVSETAGIARYTALNFMLQKSIGDDKIGYRFLYTLSWTKSNTSSINTRAQDANDFEAEYAWDENDRRHVMSAVILYQPLKGLLISPTALIQSGQPVTRVADATVFGTTDLNGDGESFGLPADRWPGEPKSGDRLPGATTFDLSIRYQLTLKGTQRIEFSSDIFNILNAQNWSGYNTTRTVSNLSQIGPKSSNTYRLYSASPPRQFQFGVRYLF from the coding sequence ATGAAAAAAACCTTACTACTCCTGACGCTGGTCACGGTATTTTGCAGTGGCCTTTTGGCACAAAGCAGCATTCAGGTCAAAGTGTCCTCGTTATTGGAGGATCTTCCCATTGTTGATAAATGGATCTACCTCAATTCCGCTGCGGGCCAACAAGCAGTCGATTCTGCGCGAACTGATGCCAAAGGGATGGCGATTTTTGCAGGCCTTACCATGGGCAAAACCTATTTCATCTATTCCCTTGACGACAAGGTGTATCAAGCGGCCATGCTCAGCGACATCAAGGCCAAAGAAGGTGCGCTCGATGTTAACTTCAATTTACCCAATCAACGCATCGCCTCCATTGGGGAAATTTTGATTTCCAGCACCTCGCTGGTGCGCATGAATACCGAAAATGCTGCCGTATCGGGACAACTCAAAAAAGACGAATTGCAACGTCTACCCATTGAGGGGCGTGACGTCACCCGTTCTTTGTTTCGCCTGCCCAACGTAACGGTAGCGATTTTGGGCTACGCCGAAGGCCCCAATATCAGCATCAATGGCCTCAACGGGATTTTTACCAATTACCTCATTGATGGCATGGACAACAACGAGCGCTTTTTGGGCAACATGAAGTTCAATACCCCTGTAGGATTTGTGGAAAACATCACCGTGCTGACCAATAACTACTCCGCCGAATGGGGCAATACCAGCAATGGCATCGTCAACGTACTCTCGCGTTCGGGGACCAATGATTGGACGGGAGAAGCGTTTTACCTAACTCGTCCCGGCTCCATTGTGGATGCGCCTTCTTCGTTCGCCACGCTGGATTTGTATGGCAACCCGGTGAAGGACGGTTTCCAACGCCACCAGATCGGAGCGTCACTGGGCGGACCCATCACCAAAGACAAGACCTTTTTTTACTTCAATTTGGAACAAACCTACGACTTCAAGGACAACCTGTTGAATGTCGCTCAACTGGGTGTAAACGAAATCGTGCAGGGGCGGAACAACTTTACCTATGGCTCCGCCAAAGTGGACCACATCTGGTCGCCCAATTTGCGTACCTCGGTGCGCGGCCAGCTCGGGCGTTTTTACAACCAACGGCAGGGTGGGGGATTGGAAGGTGGCATTTTGTTCCCTTCGGCCAGTTCGGCACAAGACAACGACACCTATCTTTTTGCCATCAAAAACCAGTACAAAATTGGCAGCAAAATTAGCGGGGAGTTGAACTACCAGCACAGTTATTTCCGCTGGAATTACCGCCAACCGGTCAATGAAACGACACCATCGGTGACGGTGCAAAACCCAGCCGGAACCGCCATCGCCATCGTAGGACAATCGGGTGCCATTTTTGACGACTTTGAGTACACCCACCAAGTGCAAAACAAATGGGTGTACCGCCAGGGCAAACACCTGTTTAAAGCGGGTTTAGAATGGATCACTTCCGATTTCCAATTGCTGGGCGGTGGCAACCCTTATGGCACGTACACGGTGCGCTTGACGGATCAGCAACTTACCGATTTGCGCAACCTCGGCAAAGGCGCTAACCTCAATGTGCAGGACTTGCCCACGAATGTCAACGTACGCACCTACGATGTGGAACTGCGCCCCACTTCATTTGGAGCGGTACAAAATGTATTCAGCGCGTACCTGGAAGACCAATGGTCACTGAACCGTCGCCTGAACGTCTCGCTCGGCCTGCGCTGGGATTATGACGACCTCTCCAAAGCAGGTGGTACACGCGGAGACTTCAACAACCTCGGGCCACGTACCAGTTTCAACTACAAGCTGGATCAACGCAGCGTCATCCGTGGGGGCTATGGGATTTATTACGACAAAATCAAATACTCGGTATACAGCGACAATTTGCAGTTCAGCAGCAATTCAGCCGATTTTAAAAAACAACTGGGCATGCTCCAACAATTGGGCTTGCTTTCCCCGGATGCTGACCTGAATCGCGTCACTTTCCCTGGAAACATCCGGGCAACAGCAGCCAACGCAGCGTTTTTGCAAGGGCCGAATTTTGAGGAATTACAGGCACGGCGAGAGGAGCAGTTTTCTAACAATTTGCGGATCATGAATCCCAATGGCTTCCAAAATCCTTATTCGCACCAGTACGCCCTGGGCTACCAGCGCAAACTGACTGATGAGCAATTGTTTTTGTTTGATGCGGTGCATACCCGTACCAATAACCTGTACATCATCCGCAACCTGAACGCTGCTTCCGCCTGGCCATCCGATAACGCGGCTACGTTCAAGGTGCGCACCCAAGCGGTAGCCGACCTTACCCGTCCGGTGCCCATCAACCGCGATGCCGCAGGTTTTTACACCGTTGCACCGGGCAATGATACCTTGCGTGGCATTGCCCGCAACGTATTTGTGAGCGAAACCGCCGGAATTGCGCGCTATACGGCGCTGAACTTTATGCTGCAAAAATCCATCGGCGACGACAAAATTGGTTATCGCTTTTTGTACACCTTATCCTGGACCAAAAGCAACACCAGCAGCATCAATACCCGGGCGCAAGACGCCAATGATTTTGAGGCCGAGTACGCCTGGGATGAAAACGACCGCCGCCATGTGATGAGTGCCGTGATTTTGTACCAACCCTTAAAAGGTTTGTTGATTTCACCTACTGCGCTGATCCAAAGCGGACAACCCGTTACCCGGGTGGCCGACGCCACAGTATTTGGCACGACGGATTTGAATGGTGACGGAGAAAGTTTCGGTTTGCCCGCCGACCGCTGGCCCGGAGAACCCAAAAGTGGGGATCGTTTGCCCGGAGCAACTACGTTTGATTTGTCGATTCGCTACCAATTGACCCTAAAAGGCACGCAGCGCATTGAATTCAGTTCGGACATATTTAATATCTTGAACGCGCAAAACTGGTCGGGGTACAATACCACCCGCACGGTGAGCAACCTCAGCCAGATTGGCCCCAAATCCTCCAATACGTACCGCTTGTATTCGGCTTCGCCGCCGCGGCAGTTTCAGTTTGGAGTCAGGTATTTGTTTTAG
- a CDS encoding phosphotransferase: MHLDQHQLSAIGSWMTQHDLLAPEETILSAEKAGEGNMNYTLRVKSTLQSVILKQARPYVEKYPSIAAPVERAAMEAAFFSAAAPWEGVEAMLPKLLYFSPEDHLQVIEDLGEGADFSSFYARKEAIPAADLASLLGFLHTLHQQSRKNPPAGNFQNRAMRELNHFHIFDFPFQPGNGLKLDGNQAGLQALAERTIFRYPNLREKTLKLGQRYLADGDTLLHGDFFPGSWLRTSRGVFVIDPEFCFRGEAAFDLGVCLAHLYFCGMDWTEAFSNIRKHYGEFDELACAAFASVEILRRLYGVAQLPLSFSMEEKEIATILAINRLLTH, translated from the coding sequence ATGCATTTAGACCAACACCAACTTTCCGCCATCGGCTCCTGGATGACCCAACACGACTTGTTGGCGCCTGAAGAAACCATCCTCTCTGCCGAAAAAGCTGGAGAGGGCAACATGAATTATACCCTGCGGGTAAAAAGTACACTGCAGAGCGTCATTTTAAAGCAGGCCCGGCCTTACGTGGAAAAATACCCGAGTATCGCTGCTCCGGTTGAACGGGCGGCAATGGAAGCGGCTTTTTTCAGCGCTGCGGCACCCTGGGAAGGGGTGGAAGCAATGTTGCCCAAATTGCTGTACTTTTCTCCTGAAGATCATTTGCAAGTGATTGAAGACCTGGGTGAAGGAGCAGATTTTTCGAGTTTTTACGCCCGGAAAGAAGCCATTCCGGCGGCGGATTTGGCCAGCTTATTGGGCTTTTTGCACACCTTGCATCAACAAAGCCGGAAAAACCCACCTGCGGGCAATTTCCAAAACCGGGCTATGCGGGAGCTCAACCATTTTCACATTTTCGATTTCCCTTTTCAGCCTGGAAATGGGTTGAAGCTGGATGGCAATCAAGCAGGCTTACAAGCCTTGGCGGAGCGCACGATATTTCGATACCCGAACTTGCGGGAAAAAACCCTGAAGCTGGGTCAACGTTACCTTGCCGACGGGGATACCTTATTGCACGGTGACTTTTTCCCCGGCAGTTGGTTGCGCACCAGCCGCGGTGTTTTTGTCATCGATCCTGAATTCTGTTTTCGAGGTGAAGCGGCGTTTGATTTGGGGGTTTGCCTGGCACACTTGTATTTTTGTGGCATGGATTGGACGGAGGCTTTTTCCAACATCAGAAAGCATTATGGCGAATTTGACGAGCTGGCCTGTGCTGCTTTTGCCTCGGTGGAAATCTTGCGGCGTTTATACGGCGTGGCGCAATTGCCGCTGAGTTTTAGCATGGAAGAAAAAGAAATCGCGACCATTTTGGCCATCAATAGATTGTTAACCCATTAA
- a CDS encoding nucleoside hydrolase gives MTKNMLCMAIALLQMVSITFAQNNAAVEKTAAPRRVWFDTDIMIGLPERAPREVDDGVTLIMALAIPSIEIVGISTITYVDYGYDVTKKILNWYAPERNIPVYKGSPEAADLGVENEATRALTAALQREKLSILALGPATNIATVLKNHPELAKQMDEIVFCAGRTPGFAFKPGLQKSIVSDFNFEKDVESFKVILDSGVKVVFSGFECSAYLLLGRPDIQFLQDGNEADRWLYSVLVPWQQRAKQLFGVEGFIPYDVTPLGHFTHPEYFLYYRDIPVRIETRKNDATIGRVIPPTKPFMEVSYKYKNKWKVDYAYKTLPGFEEIVLELLKCPDLKGDK, from the coding sequence ATGACGAAAAATATGCTGTGTATGGCCATTGCCTTGTTGCAGATGGTCAGCATCACTTTCGCCCAAAACAATGCAGCAGTCGAAAAAACGGCTGCTCCCCGGCGGGTCTGGTTTGACACCGACATCATGATTGGCCTACCCGAACGCGCCCCTCGGGAAGTGGATGATGGCGTTACCCTCATCATGGCGCTGGCCATTCCCTCCATCGAAATTGTGGGCATCAGCACGATCACTTACGTGGATTATGGCTACGATGTCACCAAAAAAATTCTCAACTGGTATGCGCCCGAGCGCAACATTCCGGTGTACAAAGGTTCGCCCGAAGCGGCTGATCTGGGCGTGGAAAATGAGGCTACCCGTGCCCTGACCGCAGCTTTACAACGAGAAAAACTCAGTATTTTGGCCCTGGGACCCGCTACTAACATTGCGACCGTGCTCAAAAACCACCCTGAGTTGGCCAAACAAATGGACGAAATTGTGTTTTGTGCGGGGCGAACCCCGGGGTTTGCCTTCAAACCTGGACTACAAAAAAGCATCGTTTCGGATTTCAATTTTGAAAAAGATGTGGAGTCCTTCAAAGTGATTCTGGACTCGGGGGTGAAAGTGGTTTTTTCGGGTTTTGAATGTAGTGCCTATCTACTCTTAGGTCGTCCAGATATCCAGTTTTTGCAGGATGGAAATGAAGCAGATCGTTGGTTGTACTCCGTACTCGTGCCCTGGCAGCAACGGGCCAAACAGCTCTTTGGTGTGGAGGGTTTTATCCCTTACGATGTCACTCCGCTGGGCCATTTTACCCACCCTGAATATTTCTTGTACTACCGCGATATTCCTGTGCGCATCGAAACGCGCAAAAATGACGCCACCATCGGCCGGGTTATTCCCCCTACCAAACCCTTCATGGAAGTGAGTTACAAATACAAAAACAAGTGGAAGGTGGATTATGCCTACAAGACCTTGCCAGGGTTTGAAGAAATTGTGCTTGAATTGTTGAAGTGCCCTGATTTAAAAGGGGATAAATAG
- a CDS encoding head GIN domain-containing protein — protein sequence MKSLSKSITTTLLLLSSLSLSAQNWWGWGNGVQGKGPIVRKTLDLSTVEGFSLTFSGNVYVRQGNEQKVEIETHENLIGLLSKEVVDKYWKIRFTENVGRYDKCNVYITVATLNTVKISGSGDVKGETPFKNLGTLALGVSGSGNMNLDFEATEVEAKISGSGDMNLKGSGKSMNIGISGSGNISAIGVQVEGANVQISGSGNASIHTTENLDVRISGSGDVYYKGRPRMSSKVSGSGDVVSRE from the coding sequence ATGAAATCATTAAGCAAATCAATCACCACGACCCTATTGTTGCTGTCCAGTCTTTCCCTTTCTGCTCAAAATTGGTGGGGATGGGGCAATGGCGTGCAAGGCAAAGGCCCGATCGTGCGCAAAACCTTGGACCTTTCTACTGTAGAAGGATTTAGCCTGACTTTTTCTGGCAACGTATACGTGCGTCAGGGCAATGAACAAAAGGTAGAAATCGAAACCCATGAAAACCTGATCGGCCTTTTGTCCAAAGAAGTGGTGGACAAATACTGGAAAATTCGCTTCACCGAAAACGTTGGCCGTTACGATAAATGCAATGTATACATCACGGTTGCCACGCTCAATACCGTAAAAATCAGCGGCTCTGGTGATGTAAAAGGGGAAACTCCGTTCAAAAACTTGGGGACTTTGGCACTTGGGGTGAGTGGCTCCGGCAATATGAACCTGGATTTTGAAGCCACCGAGGTGGAGGCCAAAATCAGCGGCTCGGGAGACATGAACCTGAAAGGGAGTGGCAAATCCATGAACATCGGCATTTCTGGCTCGGGCAACATTTCGGCCATTGGTGTACAAGTTGAAGGTGCTAATGTGCAAATCTCGGGCTCAGGCAATGCGTCGATCCACACTACCGAGAATTTGGATGTACGCATCAGCGGTTCGGGTGATGTGTATTACAAGGGGCGCCCACGCATGAGCTCGAAGGTGTCGGGTTCGGGCGATGTGGTGAGTAGGGAGTAA
- a CDS encoding polysaccharide deacetylase family protein yields the protein MKTYTFLLAIFLLSANVHAQVNTWNGKKCTVVLTYDDAISQHLDNAVPVLDSLGLKATFYVTAYSAAVRDRLNDWKKLASNGHELGNHTLFHPCIGNTPGREWVRPENDLSQYSVARMVNEVRMTNTFLQALDGKTQRTFAFTCGDMKIGDSAFITPLKNDFVAARAVRHELHKINEIDLYNVDCYMVNGESAEQIIAWVKKAMDTQSLLVLLFHGVGGGNSLDVSIPAHRKVLQFLKQNEKDIWVAPMLEVAEHVKTWQSQGSKK from the coding sequence GTGAAAACATACACTTTCCTCTTGGCCATTTTTCTCTTATCCGCAAATGTCCACGCGCAAGTCAATACCTGGAATGGCAAAAAATGCACGGTGGTCCTCACTTACGACGATGCCATCAGCCAGCACCTGGACAATGCCGTTCCCGTATTGGACTCTTTGGGGCTTAAAGCTACTTTTTATGTCACCGCTTATTCTGCTGCGGTAAGAGACCGACTCAATGACTGGAAAAAATTGGCCAGCAATGGCCACGAATTGGGCAATCATACCTTATTCCATCCCTGTATTGGCAATACTCCGGGCCGGGAATGGGTTCGGCCCGAAAATGATTTGAGCCAATACAGCGTAGCACGCATGGTCAACGAAGTACGCATGACCAATACTTTTTTGCAAGCCTTGGATGGAAAAACCCAAAGGACCTTTGCCTTTACCTGCGGGGACATGAAAATTGGCGATTCTGCCTTCATCACTCCCCTAAAGAATGATTTTGTAGCTGCCCGAGCAGTGCGCCACGAACTGCACAAAATCAACGAAATAGACCTGTACAACGTAGATTGTTACATGGTAAATGGCGAAAGTGCCGAACAAATCATCGCATGGGTCAAAAAAGCGATGGACACTCAATCGCTGCTCGTGCTCCTTTTCCACGGGGTGGGAGGAGGAAATTCACTGGATGTATCCATACCGGCGCATCGAAAAGTGTTGCAATTTTTGAAACAAAACGAAAAAGACATCTGGGTTGCGCCCATGCTTGAGGTGGCCGAACACGTCAAAACCTGGCAAAGCCAGGGTTCAAAAAAGTAG